One segment of Streptomyces sp. TG1A-8 DNA contains the following:
- a CDS encoding 4-(cytidine 5'-diphospho)-2-C-methyl-D-erythritol kinase, giving the protein MSVTVRVPAKVNVQLAVGAARPDGFHDLANVFLAVGLYDEVTVTPARELRVTCEGPDAGQVPLDRTNLAARAALALAGRRGVEPAVHIHIVKDIPVAGGMAGGSADGAGALLACDALWNAGASRTELLAICAELGSDVPFSLVGGAALGTGRGERLMALETGGTFHWVFAMAGRGLSTPAVFREFDRLAEGRRISAPAASPDLLRALAEGDPDLLAAAVSNDLQPAALSLFPDLARTLDAGRAAGALTALVSGSGPTTAFLARDAGAAEQVAGALRASGTCRAVRTAAGPVPGATVLPPA; this is encoded by the coding sequence GTGAGCGTCACGGTCCGCGTCCCCGCCAAGGTCAACGTCCAGCTCGCCGTCGGCGCCGCCCGCCCCGACGGCTTCCACGACCTCGCCAACGTCTTCCTCGCCGTCGGCCTGTACGACGAGGTCACCGTCACCCCGGCCCGCGAACTGCGCGTCACCTGCGAGGGCCCCGACGCCGGCCAGGTCCCCCTGGACCGCACCAACCTCGCCGCGCGCGCCGCGCTCGCGCTCGCCGGGCGGCGGGGCGTGGAGCCGGCCGTGCACATCCACATCGTCAAGGACATCCCGGTCGCCGGCGGCATGGCGGGCGGCAGCGCGGACGGCGCGGGCGCCCTGCTCGCCTGCGACGCCCTGTGGAACGCCGGCGCCTCCCGCACCGAACTCCTCGCCATCTGCGCCGAACTCGGCAGCGACGTGCCGTTCAGCCTGGTCGGCGGTGCCGCCCTCGGCACCGGGCGCGGCGAACGGCTGATGGCCCTGGAGACGGGCGGCACCTTCCACTGGGTGTTCGCGATGGCCGGGCGCGGCCTGTCCACCCCGGCGGTCTTCCGCGAGTTCGACCGGCTGGCCGAGGGGCGGCGGATCTCCGCGCCCGCGGCCTCGCCGGACCTGCTCCGGGCACTGGCGGAGGGCGACCCGGACCTGCTGGCCGCGGCCGTCTCCAACGACCTCCAGCCGGCCGCGCTGTCCCTCTTCCCGGACCTGGCCCGCACCCTGGACGCGGGCCGCGCGGCGGGCGCGCTCACCGCGCTCGTCTCCGGCTCCGGCCCGACCACGGCGTTCCTCGCGCGCGACGCCGGGGCGGCGGAGCAGGTGGCCGGGGCGCTGCGGGCGTCGGGCACCTGCAGGGCGGTGCGGACGGCGGCGGGACC